A window of Mixophyes fleayi isolate aMixFle1 chromosome 10, aMixFle1.hap1, whole genome shotgun sequence contains these coding sequences:
- the CHRM4 gene encoding muscarinic acetylcholine receptor M4 — MSSEGGDLPWENTEFFYNLSDPHWPMTMDNDTWKNSTRAPTQTSNDTELVPGQYQTMEMIFIATVTGSLSLVTVVGNILVMLSIKVNRQLQTVNNYFLFSLACADLIIGVFSMNLYSVYIIKGYWPLGPIVCDLWLALDYVVSNASVMNLLIISFDRYFCVTKPLTYPARRTTKMAGLMIAAAWLLSFALWAPAILFWQFIVGERTVKDRECYIQFLSNPAVTFGTAIAAFYLPVIIMTILYIHISLASKSRVRRHCPETRPEKKTKPVSSMKSPLIKQIKSPPKSEAVEGKAEEKNGVRNGKIEKSLTNLQNVEEKETSNESSTASMTNNPQDKQLMSDPSTGVVLAPTQSLQQLHPRVNAASKWSKIKIVTKQTGNECVTAIEIVPECSIPLHQDSSLPNTRPANVARKFASIARNQVRKKRQMAAREKKVTRTIFAILLAFILTWTPYNVMVLINTFCETCIPETVWYIGYWLCYVNSTINPACYALCNATFKKTFKHLLMCQYRNIGMAR; from the coding sequence AGTTTTTCTATAACCTATCTGATCCTCATTGGCCGATGACGATGGACAACGACACCTGGAAGAATTCGACAAGGGCTCCTACCCAAACTTCCAATGATACAGAGCTGGTTCCTGGCCAGTACCAAACAATGGAGATGATCTTCATCGCCACGGTGACAGGTTCACTCAGCTTGGTCACGGTGGTGGGTAACATCTTGGTCATGCTCTCCATCAAGGTCAACCGCCAGTTACAGACCGTGAACAATTATTTCCTCTTCAGCCTAGCCTGTGCCGACTTGATCATCGGCGTTTTCTCCATGAATCTTTACTCTGTGTACATTATTAAGGGCTACTGGCCACTTGGACCCATTGTGTGTGACCTCTGGCTGGCGCTGGACTATGTGGTCAGCAATGCGTCTGTCATGAACCTACTCATCATAAGCTTTGACCGGTATTTTTGTGTCACCAAACCATTGACCTATCCAGCTCGAAGAACCACCAAGATGGCAGGTTTGATGATCGCGGCTGCTTGGCTCCTCTCCTTCGCACTTTGGGCACCTGCCATCCTATTCTGGCAGTTCATTGTGGGTGAGAGGACAGTGAAAGATAGGGAATGCTACATCCAATTTCTCTCCAACCCAGCAGTAACGTTTGGTACAGCCATAGCTGCCTTCTATCTTCCAGTAATCATCATGACTATCCTCTATATTCACATTTCATTGGCCAGCAAGAGCAGGGTCCGCAGGCACTGTCCAGAGACCCGACCGGAGAAGAAGACCAAGCCAGTGAGTTCTATGAAGAGCCCTCTAATCAAGCAGATCAAAAGTCCTCCCAAATCTGAAGCTGTGGAAGGAAAAGCCGAGGAGAAGAATGGAGTGAGAAACGGGAAAATAGAAAAGTCATTGACAAACCTTCAAAATGTAGAAGAAAAAGAGACCTCCAACGAATCTAGTACAGCTAGCATGACCAATAATCCTCAGGATAAGCAATTAATGAGTGATCCCTCTACTGGTGTCGTCTTGGCTCCCACTCAGAGCTTGCAACAATTGCATCCAAGGGTCAATGCTGCTTCAAAGTGGTCTAAAATCAAGATTGTCACCAAGCAAACAGGAAATGAGTGTGTGACGGCCATTGAGATAGTTCCAGAATGTTCAATTCCTCTGCACCAAGACTCATCCCTGCCCAACACACGTCCAGCCAACGTGGCAAGGAAGTTTGCCAGTATCGCCCGCAACCAagtgaggaaaaaaaggcagatgGCGGCCAGGGAGAAGAAAGTCACCAGGACCATCTTTGCCATACTGTTGGCCTTCATTCTCACCTGGACGCCTTACAACGTGATGGTTCTAATAAACACATTTTGTGAGACTTGCATCCCTGAAACTGTGTGGTATATAGGATACTGGCTCTGCTACGTAAACAGCACAATAAACCCAGCTTGCTACGCCCTGTGTAACGCCACCTTCAAGAAAACCTTCAAACATCTACTTATGTGCCAATACAGGAATATCGGCATGGCCAGATAG